The following proteins are co-located in the Camelina sativa cultivar DH55 chromosome 12, Cs, whole genome shotgun sequence genome:
- the LOC104729687 gene encoding uncharacterized protein LOC104729687 — protein sequence MAVPSLFLILVITTILSLPSLPVSAATSDAYPSIPGTAPVDGGFASDELKPIRREVYGEEEGKIYDISHRYTPEMPSWDSSEGLGRFLWLAASMKNGSLANNSEMKIPTHTGTHVDSPGHVYDEYYDAGFDVDSLDLRVLNGLALLVDVPKDKNITAEVMKSLHIPKGVSRVLFRTLNTDRRLMFKKEFDTSYVGFMKDGAQWLVDNTDIKLVGIDYLSVAAYDDLIPSHLVFLKDRETILVEGLKLDGVKAGLYTVHCLPLRLVGAEGAPIRCILID from the exons ATGGCTGTTCCTTCACTATTCCTCATCCTCGTCATCACCACAATCCTATCTCTCCCTTCTCTTCCCGTTTCCGCCGCTACCTCCGACGCCTATCCATCCATTCCCGGCACTGCTCCTGTAGACGGAGGTTTCGCTTCCGATGAGCTCAAACCTATCCGCCGTGAAGTCTACGGCGAAGAAGAAGGCAAAATATACGACATCAGTCACCGTTACACTCCGGAGATGCCGTCGTGGGACTCATCTGAAGGACTCGGACGTTTTCTATGGTTAGCTGCGAGTATGAAGAACGGATCACTCGCTAACAACTCTGAAATGAAGATCCCAACGCACACTGGTACTCACGTTGATTCCCCTGGACACGTCTACGACGAGTATTACGATGCTGGTTTCGATGTTGACTCGCTTGATCTTCGTGTCCTCAATGGTCTTGCCTTGTTGGTTGATGTTCCTAAGGATAAGAACATTACTG CGGAAGTGATGAAGTCTCTTCACATTCCAAAAGGAGTTAGTCGTGTACTTTTCAGAACACTGAACACTGACAG GCGTCTTATGTTTAAGAAAGAGTTCGATACAAGCTATGTCGGATTCATGAAGGATGGTGCGCAGTGGTTGGTAGACAATACAGACATCAAACTTGTCG GGATTGATTATTTATCAGTAGCTGCATATGATGATCTGATTCCGTCTCACCTAGTATTCCTCAAAGACCGG GAGACAATACTTGTGGAGGGATTGAAGCTGGATGGTGTGAAGGCAGGACTCTACACTGTCCATTGCTTACCACTAAGACTAGTTGGAGCAGAAGGGGCTCCAATTCGTTGCATCCTCATCGATTGA